The following are encoded together in the Paraburkholderia sp. BL10I2N1 genome:
- a CDS encoding FAD-dependent oxidoreductase — protein MESATASRGTWPRLFEPFTLGGVVLPNRLVVLPHGTSMVRDGGITDEDIAYYEARARSGPALMITGAAVVHPSSAIRSRKLVEPYNEAILEGLKKRVDVIHSHGVKVIGQVLHLGREMIGGEFESAPLAPSVIRSPRDPFPPRALDEDDIAVIVEAFGVSAANLKRTGHDGVEIHGAHGYLVGQFLSPATNHRDDRYGGTPERRLRFLREVIESIRRHCGEDFLLGLRLSADEEIADGLEIPDTVQISKAVATDGLVDYLSITVGTRGLYVKDVTAPEATAARAAGIIRHACGMPVIVGQRITSPEVAERILAEGQADLIGMARAYIADPDWVTKAANGEAERIRPCIGLNQDCRAFSPHLHCAANPRAGRETVPEFVMRGPALKRRRVAVIGGGPGGLETARVAAERGHAVTLFEATDGLGGQFLYAASLPHRSDLRRLVDHLQGELRRLPVKVELNTRINSAEDLGTAFNVAVVATGAFANPLGEELVADHVKTWFEILENGVPPPSGRGRAVVVDDGSGFWWTYGVVELLMEAGWQVLVATPSATVASALPTESVGPLLARLGGGGTEYRVLSVLESVNPGGVSLMNAGSGEVNELPCDLVVVQTGRSSRSGLAQALRKSAMEVHAIGDCLAPRRLSHALLEGQRKGLQL, from the coding sequence ATGGAAAGCGCAACTGCGTCGCGGGGCACCTGGCCCCGGCTCTTCGAGCCCTTCACGTTGGGCGGGGTTGTACTTCCAAACCGTCTCGTGGTGCTGCCTCACGGTACCAGCATGGTGCGGGACGGCGGCATCACCGACGAGGATATCGCGTATTACGAGGCACGCGCCAGGTCCGGCCCGGCTCTGATGATCACCGGGGCGGCTGTGGTGCACCCCAGCTCTGCGATACGCTCGCGAAAGCTGGTCGAACCGTATAACGAAGCCATTCTCGAAGGACTGAAAAAGCGGGTCGACGTTATCCATTCCCACGGTGTGAAGGTGATCGGGCAGGTATTGCATCTCGGGCGTGAAATGATCGGAGGCGAATTCGAATCCGCACCGCTGGCGCCTTCGGTCATCCGTTCTCCGCGCGACCCGTTTCCGCCGCGCGCGCTCGACGAAGACGACATTGCCGTCATCGTCGAGGCCTTTGGTGTATCGGCCGCCAATCTGAAGCGTACCGGTCATGATGGTGTCGAAATACACGGTGCCCACGGCTATCTGGTCGGCCAGTTTCTTTCCCCGGCCACCAATCATCGTGACGACCGTTACGGCGGCACGCCGGAAAGGCGCCTGAGATTTCTGCGGGAAGTCATCGAGTCGATACGCAGGCATTGCGGCGAGGATTTCCTGCTTGGCTTGCGCTTGAGTGCCGACGAGGAAATCGCGGACGGGTTGGAGATTCCCGATACGGTACAGATCAGCAAAGCCGTCGCGACCGATGGTCTCGTCGATTATCTGAGTATTACGGTTGGTACGCGTGGCTTGTACGTCAAGGATGTAACGGCCCCCGAGGCGACGGCGGCGAGGGCGGCGGGCATCATTCGCCATGCTTGCGGGATGCCGGTCATTGTCGGTCAGAGAATCACCTCCCCGGAGGTCGCCGAACGGATTCTTGCCGAAGGGCAGGCGGATCTGATCGGCATGGCAAGGGCGTATATCGCCGACCCCGATTGGGTGACCAAGGCCGCCAACGGGGAAGCGGAACGCATCAGGCCTTGCATCGGCCTGAACCAGGATTGCCGGGCTTTTTCCCCGCATCTTCACTGCGCGGCAAACCCGAGGGCCGGCAGGGAGACGGTGCCGGAATTCGTAATGCGAGGTCCGGCCTTGAAGCGGCGCCGGGTCGCCGTCATCGGCGGCGGTCCGGGCGGCCTCGAAACGGCACGCGTTGCGGCCGAGCGCGGTCATGCCGTCACGCTCTTCGAAGCCACGGACGGCCTTGGCGGGCAATTTCTCTACGCGGCGTCGCTGCCGCACCGAAGTGACCTGCGGCGCTTGGTCGACCATCTGCAAGGCGAACTGCGCCGGTTGCCCGTGAAGGTGGAATTGAACACGAGAATCAACAGCGCGGAGGATCTAGGAACAGCCTTCAATGTTGCGGTCGTCGCTACGGGAGCATTCGCCAATCCGTTGGGAGAAGAACTGGTCGCGGATCATGTCAAGACCTGGTTCGAGATACTGGAAAACGGCGTGCCGCCGCCGAGCGGGAGAGGGCGTGCCGTCGTGGTCGACGACGGCAGTGGCTTCTGGTGGACATACGGCGTTGTCGAGTTGCTGATGGAGGCCGGTTGGCAAGTGCTGGTCGCGACGCCGTCGGCGACCGTGGCGAGCGCCTTGCCGACCGAAAGTGTGGGCCCGCTGCTGGCGCGCCTGGGCGGCGGGGGGACGGAGTACCGCGTGCTGAGCGTACTGGAGAGCGTCAATCCAGGTGGCGTATCGCTAATGAACGCTGGCAGCGGCGAAGTGAATGAGTTGCCCTGCGATCTGGTGGTGGTGCAGACCGGTCGCTCATCGAGATCGGGACTGGCGCAGGCGCTGCGCAAATCGGCAATGGAAGTGCATGCCATCGGCGACTGCCTGGCGCCACGTCGGCTGTCTCATGCGCTGCTGGAAGGGCAACGGAAGGGCCTCCAGTTGTGA
- a CDS encoding glucose 1-dehydrogenase, with amino-acid sequence MGKLDGKVALISGAAGGFGAELVRVFAREGAAVVAGDIVGESGEQLEREVHTAGGRAKYCHLDVTLEKDWGNAVQEAISRFGKLDILVNNAGIVPRNAPIEERTVEEWDRVMAVNARGVFLGTRFAIPAMREAGGGSIVNVSSVAAIGQSQIMEAAYAASKGAVRIFSKVTAAQHAKDAIRCNSVHPGPIDTGLLRGVLSNPEILNRRLGRIPLGRLGKIKEVVAGVLYLASDEASYTTGTELVIDGGALAQ; translated from the coding sequence ATGGGAAAGCTGGACGGAAAGGTTGCGCTGATCAGCGGTGCGGCCGGAGGTTTTGGCGCCGAACTGGTACGGGTCTTCGCCCGGGAAGGCGCTGCGGTTGTAGCGGGCGACATCGTCGGTGAATCGGGAGAACAGCTCGAGCGGGAAGTTCATACGGCGGGAGGAAGGGCGAAATATTGCCACCTGGATGTCACGCTGGAAAAGGACTGGGGCAATGCTGTTCAGGAAGCCATCAGTCGCTTCGGCAAGCTGGACATTCTCGTGAACAACGCGGGGATCGTGCCTCGGAACGCGCCGATCGAGGAACGCACCGTTGAAGAATGGGATCGGGTCATGGCGGTCAATGCGAGAGGGGTCTTTCTCGGCACCCGATTCGCAATTCCTGCCATGCGCGAGGCCGGTGGCGGTTCGATCGTCAATGTATCGTCGGTCGCGGCCATCGGCCAGTCCCAGATCATGGAAGCGGCATACGCCGCAAGCAAGGGAGCCGTTCGGATTTTCAGCAAGGTGACCGCCGCCCAGCATGCCAAGGACGCTATCCGATGTAATTCGGTTCATCCGGGACCCATCGATACCGGGTTGTTGAGAGGCGTCTTGTCGAACCCGGAAATCCTGAATCGTCGGCTCGGGCGAATTCCACTCGGTCGCCTTGGAAAGATAAAGGAGGTTGTGGCTGGCGTGCTGTACCTTGCATCCGATGAAGCCTCCTACACAACCGGTACCGAACTTGTCATCGATGGCGGAGCCCTGGCACAGTGA
- a CDS encoding MFS transporter, translated as MISTTQRRYVLFLLFMVSVFNYIDRTILSVLQIPIKADLRLSDAQLGALTGLAFALFYATLGVPLGRLADRWNRKGLIAGALAVWSGMTAMTGLTNNFTSLVFYRVGVAVGEAGSIPATHSLISDLYPPTARATALSIWGLSLPVGMLFGYSVAGSLAGAVGWRMAFAVVGIAGLVLAPILLLTMPEPTRGRFDPVPVAGSTTPSLKQALRQLWEKKAFRYLVAAGAFHAFAWYSVNSWNAPFYVRVHGMSLAKTSLYLALVNGIGSAVGMYLGGRLADHFGRNDPRGRARVVAIALFAMVPVALVQYMVSSTEVSLALGAISLTLMLVYYGPIVAIAHQLVPANMRALTSAVLMLILNLFGLGLGPLATGYLSDILSTHFGMATDSLRYAISFAVLFSLAGGWMFWRASNLLPIEILREAEDLSSDIPVSGGVAEVGEANIV; from the coding sequence ATGATCAGCACGACGCAGCGTCGCTATGTTCTTTTCCTGTTGTTCATGGTATCGGTGTTCAATTACATTGATCGTACGATCCTGTCTGTCCTTCAGATCCCGATCAAAGCTGATCTGCGGCTGTCCGATGCACAACTCGGAGCGTTGACGGGATTGGCGTTCGCATTGTTTTACGCAACACTCGGGGTGCCTCTTGGGCGACTCGCCGATCGCTGGAACCGCAAGGGACTCATCGCCGGCGCGCTGGCAGTGTGGAGTGGCATGACCGCGATGACCGGGCTTACGAACAACTTCACGAGCCTGGTGTTCTATCGGGTCGGCGTGGCGGTGGGCGAAGCGGGCAGCATACCTGCGACGCATTCCCTGATCTCGGACCTCTATCCTCCGACTGCACGCGCCACCGCGTTGTCCATTTGGGGCTTATCGCTACCTGTAGGCATGTTGTTCGGCTATTCCGTCGCAGGCTCGCTCGCGGGGGCGGTCGGGTGGCGCATGGCATTTGCTGTCGTCGGTATCGCCGGGCTTGTGCTTGCCCCGATCCTTCTGCTGACGATGCCCGAGCCGACCCGAGGCCGATTCGATCCCGTTCCGGTAGCGGGCTCGACAACACCGTCCTTGAAGCAGGCGTTGCGTCAACTCTGGGAAAAGAAGGCGTTCCGATATCTGGTTGCAGCAGGCGCATTTCATGCGTTCGCGTGGTATTCGGTCAATAGCTGGAACGCACCGTTTTATGTGCGGGTGCATGGGATGTCCCTGGCGAAGACGTCGCTCTATCTGGCCCTGGTGAACGGCATTGGAAGCGCGGTGGGCATGTACCTGGGCGGACGCCTTGCGGATCACTTTGGAAGAAACGATCCGCGAGGACGTGCACGCGTGGTTGCCATTGCGTTGTTCGCGATGGTTCCCGTTGCGCTTGTTCAGTATATGGTCAGCTCCACCGAGGTGTCGTTGGCTCTAGGTGCAATATCGCTGACACTGATGCTCGTTTATTACGGCCCGATCGTTGCCATCGCTCACCAGTTGGTTCCCGCCAACATGCGTGCTCTCACATCCGCGGTGCTGATGCTTATTCTGAATCTGTTCGGCCTGGGTCTGGGGCCTTTGGCTACCGGGTATCTCAGCGACATCCTGAGCACGCACTTCGGCATGGCAACGGATTCGCTGCGCTATGCAATAAGCTTTGCGGTCCTCTTTTCACTTGCTGGCGGCTGGATGTTCTGGCGTGCGTCGAACCTGCTGCCGATCGAAATTCTTCGCGAAGCGGAAGATCTATCTTCCGATATTCCGGTGAGCGGTGGGGTTGCGGAGGTTGGTGAAGCAAACATCGTCTAA
- a CDS encoding alpha/beta hydrolase — protein sequence MPAMHTTQFFGRDGLRLAADVVGNPQNPPAILLHGGGQTRFSWGDTANALASNGFYVVSLDLRGHGGSGWSPDGVYDIDHYVDDLRLVCATLGRPAALIGASLGGLTSLLAVGEGDAPIATALVLVDVAPRINPSGSENIVRFMRSAPDGFSSLDEAAEAISAYLPHRPRPTDLSGLRRNLRLGDDGRLRWHWDPMTLAGNVTSLADAYVRLSSAARKIRIPVLLVRGEKSDVVTDESVRDFQELVPKAEYTVISGAYHMVAGDRNTGFGAAVIDFMRRRCGGGTMPLSERPGKPG from the coding sequence ATGCCCGCTATGCACACTACTCAATTCTTCGGCCGCGATGGTCTGCGCCTTGCCGCCGATGTCGTCGGAAATCCGCAGAACCCTCCGGCCATTTTGCTGCACGGCGGCGGTCAGACGCGATTCTCCTGGGGCGACACGGCCAACGCGTTGGCCAGCAACGGCTTCTATGTCGTCTCGCTCGATTTGCGCGGACATGGCGGCAGCGGCTGGTCACCCGATGGTGTATATGACATCGACCACTATGTCGACGACCTGCGCCTCGTGTGCGCGACCCTTGGGCGGCCCGCCGCGCTCATTGGCGCGTCGCTGGGCGGGCTGACGTCGTTGCTGGCTGTCGGGGAGGGCGATGCACCGATCGCTACGGCTTTGGTCCTGGTCGACGTCGCACCGCGCATCAATCCCTCCGGTTCGGAGAACATCGTCAGGTTCATGCGCAGCGCGCCTGACGGATTCAGCTCGCTGGACGAAGCGGCAGAGGCAATCTCGGCTTATCTACCACACCGACCCCGCCCAACCGATCTTTCCGGTCTGCGCAGGAACCTCCGCCTGGGCGACGACGGACGTCTGCGTTGGCATTGGGACCCGATGACGCTGGCAGGCAATGTGACTTCCCTTGCCGACGCCTATGTCCGCTTGTCCAGTGCAGCCCGGAAGATCCGGATCCCGGTGCTCCTTGTCCGCGGTGAAAAGAGTGACGTGGTGACCGATGAGAGCGTAAGGGATTTTCAGGAGCTGGTTCCCAAGGCGGAGTACACCGTAATAAGCGGCGCATACCACATGGTAGCTGGGGACCGCAATACCGGCTTCGGCGCAGCAGTGATCGATTTCATGCGCCGACGATGTGGCGGCGGCACGATGCCGCTATCCGAACGGCCCGGAAAGCCAGGCTGA